TACTGGGGGTTGGAGTCGCGCCCGTTGCGGGAGCTGGACGCACCCTTCTTGTGTGCCATGGCTCCTGCAGCTCCTTACTTCGTGATTCCGGTGACCTCGACGCGGGTCAGCTGCTGACGGTGACCCTGCCGCTTGTGGTACCCGGTCTTGTTCTTGAACTTGTGGATGCGGATCTTGGGACCCTTGGTCTGCTCGACGACCTTGCCGGTGACCGAGATCTTCGCGAGTGCTTCGGCATCCGCCGTGACATCGCTGCCGTCGACGTACAGCACGGCGGGGAAAGAGTGCTCGGTGCCCGGCTTGCCCTCGAGCTTCTCGACCTCGACGACGTCGCCGACGGCCACCTTGTACTGCTTGCCGCCGGTCTTGACGATCGCGTACGCCGACACGGAAGTCTCCTGCTAACTCGACAATGGGTGAGGGCTTGCGCCACGTCCCGCGGGGTGCGGTCCAGTGATCGCGCCATAGCCCGTCCGGGGACGGGCCGTCTTACAGGTTACGTGACGCCCCGGCGCCTGCCGACACCGGGGCTCACGAAGGTGGATCAGCTCTGCTCCGAGGCGTGCACCGGCGGACCGGCCGGGCGCGACGCCGCCCGGCGCGGGCGCCGGCGGGCCGTCCGGGTGGCCGGCGTCGGCACGCTGACGTCCGGAGCGGGCTGCTCCTGGGCCGCATCTTCGGGGGTCTCCACGGCTTCCGTGGCGCCGTTCGTCACCGGCTTCTGCGGGACGTCCGCCTGGCCGGCCGGACCGGCCGTCACGGGCGCCTGCGGGGCCGGCGAGGGCTCGCTGGGCTCCGGCGGCGCGGCCGGCCTGCGAGCCACGCGGCGGGTCCGGGAGCTCGCCGGGCGCTCCGCACGCTGCGGCGCGGCCTGCTCCGGCTCAGCCTGCACCGTGGCGCGGGTCGTGGCGGGGGTCTCCCCCGGCGCTCCGGACGGACCGGCGGCGTCCGCGGAAGCCGGCTCGGCCTCGCCGGTGGCGGCCTCGACCGCCGCGCCGGACCGCACGGGGGCATCGGCGGAGACGGCGCGGTGACCGGACGCCGGAGCTTCGGTGACCTTCTCGTCCTGGGCCGGGGCGTCCACGAACCTCGCCGTCCCGGAGTGGTCGGCCGCGTCCTCGGCTCCCGCCTCGTCCGGACCGGCCGAGGCCGTCCCAGCCCCGCCGCGCCGGGCATCGGACCGCTCACCGGCCTTCGACCCGCCCCGGGTCCGGCCGGAGCGCTCCCCGCGCTCCGCGCCGTTCGAGGCACCGCCGTCGGCCGGCTTGTCACCCTCGGTCTTCGTCGAGGCGATCTTCGCGGCCTTCGCCATCGCCTCGACCGCCGACAACGTGCTCTCGCGCTGCACCGGCGAGGGCTCCGGGCTCTTCGGCTCCACCTGCGGCTCCTCGGCCTTGCCCCGGCCGCGGGACCGGCGCGAACCACCACCGCCGCCACCGCCGCCGTGCTGGTGCCCGCCGTTGCCGCCGTTGCCCGACTTGACCGGTTCGGTCGACACGACGACCCCGCGGCCCTTGCAGTGCTCACACGTGGTGGAGAAGGCCTCGAGCAGACCGGTGCCGATCTTCTTGCGGGTCATCTGCACCAGGCCCAGCGAGGTCACCTCGGCGACCTGGTGCCGGGTGCGGTCCCGGCCGAGGCACTCCGTCAGCCGCTTGAGCACCAGCTCGCGGTTGGACTCCAGCACCATGTCGATGAAGTCGATCACGATGATGCCGCCGATGTCGCGCAGCCGCAGCTGGCGCACGATCTCCTCGGCCGACTCCAGGTTGTTGCGGGTGACCGTCTCCTCGAGGTTGCCGCCCGACCCGGTGAACTTGCCGGTGTTGACGTCGATCACCGTCATCGCCTCGGTGCGGTCGATGACGAGGTACCCGCCGGAGGGCAGCCAGACCTTGCGGTCCAGTGCCTTGGTCAGCTGCTCGTCGATGCGGTGGTCGGCGAAGACGTCACCGGTGCCCACGTAGCGCTTGACCCGCGACGTGAGGTCGGGGGCGACGTGGTCGACGTAGGCGCGGATGGTCTCCCAGGCCGTGTCGCCCTGGACCTCGAGCGAGACGAAGTCCTCGGTGAACAGGTCGCGAACGACCTTGACCAGCAGGTCCGGCTCCTCGTAGAGCATGACCGGGGCGGACGACTTCTTGCTGCCGGACGCCGCGTCGGCCTTCTCCTTGACGACCTCCCACTGCGCCTTCAGCCGGCGGACGTCACGTTCCAGCTCCTCCTCGCTGATGCCCTCCGAGGCGGTGCGGATGATCACGCCGGCGTCCTCGGGGACGATCCGCTTGAGGATGTCCTTGAGCCGCCGCCGCTCGTTCTCCGGCAGCTTGCGGGAGATGCCGGTGGCCCCGCCGGAGGGCATGTAGACCAGGAAGCGGCCGGGCAGCGAGATCTGGGTGGTCAGCCGGGCGCCCTTGTGCCCGACCGGGTCCTTGGTGACCTGGACCAGCACGTTGTCGCCGGTCGACAGGGCCTGCTCGATCTTGCGCGACTTGCCCTCCAGGCCGGCGGCGTCCCAGTCGACCTCGCCGGCGTAGAGCACGGCGTTGCGGCCGCGGCCGATGTCGACGAACGCGGCCTCCATCGACGGCAGCACGTTCTGCACGCGCCCGAGGTAGACGTTGCCGACGATCGAGCCGCTGCCCTGCGACGTCACGAAGTGCTCGACCAGGACACCGTCCTCGAGCACCGCGATCTGGGTGTGCTCGCCGCGCTCGGCGACCACCATGGTGCGCTCCACCGACTCGCGGCGGGCGAGGAACTCGGCCTCGGAGAGGATCGGCGCGCGGCGGCGGCCGGCCTCACGGCCGTCCCGGCGGCGCTGCCGCTTGGCCTCCAGGCGGGTCGAGCCGCGCACGCTGCGCACGCCGTCCGAGCTGCTGGTGCTCTTGTCCTCGGCCTTGGTCTCCCGGACGTGGACGACGGTGTTCGGCGGGTCGTCGCCGGTGGACTCGGCGGTGTCGGAGTCGGAGCCCTTGCGGCGGCGACGACGGCGGCGGCGACGGCTCGAGCCGTCGGCCTCGTCCGTGTCGTCCGTGGACTCGCCCTCGTCGGCGGTGTCCTCGTCGTCGGTCTTGCCGGCGTCCTCGGCCGGCCGGGTCTCGCCGGACGCCCGGGACTCCGCGTCCGCAGCCTCACCGGTGTCGGTGCTCTCGGTGGCGTTCTCGTCCCCGCCCTTGCCGCGGCCACGGCCACGGCGGCCGCGACGGCGGCGACGGCGGCCGGCGCCGTCCTCACCGTCGTCGCCGTCCTCGTCCGGACCGGCCTCCTCGACCGGGGCCGGCCGGGCGGCGGGCGTCTCGGCGGCGGTGGCCTCCGGCGGGAGGAACACCGGCGACGGCGCGGCGAACACCGGCATGTGCGGCGGGCGCTTCGGCTCCCGCGCGGGCTTCGGCTCCGGGGTGGGCTCCCGCTCGGCCGCGACCTCGGGAGTGGTCTCGGGCCGGCGAGCGGTCTCGGGCTGGCGAGTGGTTTCCGGCGCGGTCCCGGCCTGGGCGGCCTGGGTGGCCGGCTCCGTGGCAGGCGTCTCGGCGACCGGCTCCGGTGCGCTCTCCGCAACCGGGTCGGGCGCGGCCGCCGTGTTCTCGGCGGGGACGACCGCCTCGGGTGCGGCCGCCTCCTCGGTGGCCTGCTCGTCGGCCGGGGCGAGCGCCTCGGCGACCCGCACCGCGACCTCCCGCGGCACGCTCGACTGGGCGCTGCGTGCGGTCTCCCCCAGTTCGCTGAGCTTCGCCAGCACGACCCGGCTGCTGGAGCCGAGCAGCTTCGCCAGGGCGTGCACCCGGACGCGGGGCGGCAGTTCGCCCAACGGGCCGGTTGCGGGTACGGCGGTGTTCCCGCCGGTGTTCTCGGCGGGTGTGTCCGCGTTCGACATACATCTCCTCCGCCCCCGGGCGCGTCCCAGCCGCTCGGGCTGGCGGACGCGGCCGCACAGGGGCCCTTCCTGTCTGGTCCGCCGGGGTGGTCACCGCCGGCGGGAATCCTGTGCCTCGTCTCACCCCGACGGCGCCGGGGTCCGGCTCCCGCCGATGGCAGGTCCGCTCGGTGACGAGCCGTCCAAGCCGGCGGTTCCCGTCCGCCTGCCGCTCGTCGAGCCACCCAGGTGGGTCCTGGCGGCGACGACCTGGCGCTCTTCCAGCCTGTCTCCGGGCCGCTACCCCCGGACGGACCGCAGGTCGCGGTCGTGTCGGCGGAAGCAGCCAAGCCGAGTATCCCACACGGTGCGTCCGGTGCGGTGTAGTCGGTGCCGACAGTGGCGTGACCACGGCCGGGCGAACTTGCGCGTCGCGCTTGTCGCTACCGCACGGGGTGGCTTAGCGTGCGGCAGAACGATCTCGGCTTCCGCCGCTGTTCGCCCTGTTGGAGGTCCCCGGTGCGCGCCTTCGGACGATCACTCGTCGCGGTGGCGTGCGCCACCCTGGTGATCACGCCGGCCCGCGCCACGGCGGCGGAACCGGAGCGAACGTGCCATGACGGCGGGCCGACCGTGCCCTACCTGGTGGTCTTCGACGGCGACACACCACGGGCGGCGGCCCGGGACCAGGTGCGGGACGCGTGCGGGGAACTGACCGGGTACTACCCGCAGATCGGCGTGGGCGTCGCGGACGCCGACACCGGCTTCGCGCCCCGTCTGGGAGCGGGCCGCGCGTACAGCGCGCTGAACGAACGACGGGCCGCGCAGCGGCCGATGCGGCACGCGGTCGGGGCGACCGTCCCGGCGGAGGTGTCCTCGGCCGACCGGTCCGCCGAGCAGTGGAACCTCACCACGGTGGGTGGACCCGGCGCGGGCAGCCCGGAGGTCGTGGTCGGCGTGCTGGACTCCGGCATCGATCCCGACCACCCCGACCTGGCCGCGGCGCTGGACCGCGACGACTCGGCGAGCTGCGTCGGCGGGATCGCCGATCCCGCCGAGGACGCGTGGCGGGCCACCACCTCCGGGCACGGCACCCACGTGGCCGGCATCATCGCCGCAGCCGACGACGGCCGCGGCACCACCGGTGTCGCGCCCGGGACCCGCGTGGCGTCGGTGAAGGTCGTCGACGACCGCGGGATCGTCACACCCGAGGCCGTGGTGTGCGGGCTGATGTGGGCGGCCGAGCACCGGATGGCGGTGACCAACAGCAGCGTCGCGATCAACACGTGGGGCGCGTTCTGCACCTGGTCGCCGGGGCGCGAGGTGGTCCGCGAAGCCATCGGGCGGGCCGCGGCCTACTCGGCCGCGCGGGGCACGCTGAACGTGGCCGCCGCGACGAACGAAGCCACCGACCTGAGCCGGCCCGCCGGCGCGTGCGCGGCGCTGCCCGCGACCGCGCGGGACGTGCTGGCGGTGTCCGCGGTGGGGCGGGACGGGGCGAAGACGCGCTACAGCTCCTACGGACTCGGCATGGTGGACCTGACCGCGCCGGGTGGCGACGGCGACGACTGCGTGCTCTCGACCGTGCCGGGCGGCTACGGGAAGCTGTGCGGCACGTCGATGGCCGCACCGCACGTGGCCGGAGCCGCGGCGGTGCTCGCCGCGGCGCGGCCGGGAGCGACGTCCGCGGACCTGAAGCAGGCGCTGGAAGAGCGTGCGCGGCCGGTGCCGTGCCCGGCGGAGTACGACCCCGCCGGCGACGGCCGGCCGGCGGCGGTCTGCGCCGGGTACACCCGGTACAACAGCTTCTACGGGCACGGGCTGGTGCAGACCGGGGCGGGTTGATCGGACGGTCAGCGGAGGAGCAGCCCGCTCAGCCGGCGGGCCGCGCCCCAGACACCGAGAACCGCGAGCGCCACCAGGTAGGCGATGTGACCGATCATGGCGGGGTGCAGCGCGCCTGCGGCGAGTTCGCGCATCAGCTGGATGCCGTGGTACAGCGGCGAGCACTGCACCACGATTCTCAGGGCCTCCGGGTAGACCGTCAGCGGGTAGAACGTCGTGGAGAACAGGAACATCGGGACCACGGCGAGCTGGATGTAGTCGAACTGCGAGGTCGACCGCAGGAACGTCGCGCAGGTCATGCCGACGGCGGCGAACGCGAACGCGATCAGCAGCGCGACCGGGATCATCAGCACCGCCCACGGCGAGCTGACCAGGCCCATCACCGCCATGACGGCGAAGAACGCCGCCGAGTACAGCCCGCCGCGCAGCACGGCCCACGCGATCTCGCCGACCGCGATGTCCAGCGGGCCGATCGGGGTGGCCAGCATCGCGTCGTAGGTCTTGGCGTAGCGGACCTTGAAGAACACGTTGAACGTGCTGTCGAAGATCGCGCCGTTCATCGCCGACGAGGCCAGCAGCGCGGGCGCGACGAACGCCACGTAGCTCATCGGCGCGCCGTCCGGGCCGGTCGCGTCCCCGACCAGCCTGCCGAAGCCGATCTGGAACGCCACCAGGTAGAACAGCGGCTCGAGCACCCCGGAGGCGAACACCAGCCACATCCGCGAGTAGGCCAGGACCGACCGCTCGACCAGCTTGCTCGCGCGCCCGGCGTACAGGCCCGGCGGCAGGACGCGCAGGAGCAGTCCGCGGCGCGGGGTGCGGGTCAGGGCTGTCATCGTCAGACCACCAGCCGCCGGTAGAAGTAGCGGCGGGCGAGAACGGCGCCGATCGCGAACAGGGCCGCCAGGAAGGCCAGGTGGCCGAGCGCCGCGGCCGGGCTCAACCCGCCGAGGGTGACCCCCCGGGCGAGTTCGTTGCCGTGCCACAGCGGCGAGATCCAGGCCAGCCAGCGCACCGCGAGCGGGATCTGGCCGATCGGGAAGAACGTGCCCGCGAACAGGGTCATCGGCATCACTACGAACCGGAACACGGCGTTGAACCGGACGCCCTCGTCGTACGTGGTCGCGGCCAGCGCGGTGACCGGCGCGGCGCACGCCAGCCCGGTGACGGTGCCGACCAGCACCACCAGCACGGCCCCGGCGTTCAGCCAAGCCCCGAACGGTATCGCGACCAGCGCGTACACCGAGCCGGACAGCAGCAGCCGCAGCGCCACCCAGATCAGGTGCCCGCCCAGCACCTGCCCCGGGGTGACCGGGGTGGCCGTGACGGCGAGGTAGTCCTTCTGCCACTTGAACCCGGACAGCACCGGGTACGTCGACTCGCCCACCGCGTTCTGCAACGCCGCCGACACCAGCAGCGCAGGAGCGATGTAGTGCACATAGGACAGTCCACCGGTGGCAGGCCCGGCCTGCACCTGCGACCCGAACCCCAGCCCCATCGCGAGCAGGAACAACAGCGGCTGCAGACCGGTGGAGTACACATTGGACCGCCAATACCGCCGGTACCACGCCCAGTACCCCTCGACACGCAACCACGCGCCCCGCCACGCCGGCACGACCCGGCCCGTCGACCCGGCGACCATCAGTCCACCAGTGTCCGACCGGTCAGGCGGAGGAACACGTCCTCCAGCGAACCGCGCCGCACCAGTGACGACAGCGGCCGCACACCCCGCTCGTGCACCTGCTCCAGCGCCGCCTCACCGTTGGCCGTGTAGAGCAGCAGGCGGTCGGGCAGCACCTCGACCCGCTCGGCGAGGTCGGCGACGCGGCCGGCGGGGACCTCCTCCCCCGGCGCGAACCGC
The sequence above is a segment of the Amycolatopsis viridis genome. Coding sequences within it:
- a CDS encoding ABC transporter permease, which translates into the protein MVAGSTGRVVPAWRGAWLRVEGYWAWYRRYWRSNVYSTGLQPLLFLLAMGLGFGSQVQAGPATGGLSYVHYIAPALLVSAALQNAVGESTYPVLSGFKWQKDYLAVTATPVTPGQVLGGHLIWVALRLLLSGSVYALVAIPFGAWLNAGAVLVVLVGTVTGLACAAPVTALAATTYDEGVRFNAVFRFVVMPMTLFAGTFFPIGQIPLAVRWLAWISPLWHGNELARGVTLGGLSPAAALGHLAFLAALFAIGAVLARRYFYRRLVV
- a CDS encoding ABC transporter permease yields the protein MTALTRTPRRGLLLRVLPPGLYAGRASKLVERSVLAYSRMWLVFASGVLEPLFYLVAFQIGFGRLVGDATGPDGAPMSYVAFVAPALLASSAMNGAIFDSTFNVFFKVRYAKTYDAMLATPIGPLDIAVGEIAWAVLRGGLYSAAFFAVMAVMGLVSSPWAVLMIPVALLIAFAFAAVGMTCATFLRSTSQFDYIQLAVVPMFLFSTTFYPLTVYPEALRIVVQCSPLYHGIQLMRELAAGALHPAMIGHIAYLVALAVLGVWGAARRLSGLLLR
- the rplU gene encoding 50S ribosomal protein L21 encodes the protein MSAYAIVKTGGKQYKVAVGDVVEVEKLEGKPGTEHSFPAVLYVDGSDVTADAEALAKISVTGKVVEQTKGPKIRIHKFKNKTGYHKRQGHRQQLTRVEVTGITK
- a CDS encoding S8 family peptidase; protein product: MRAFGRSLVAVACATLVITPARATAAEPERTCHDGGPTVPYLVVFDGDTPRAAARDQVRDACGELTGYYPQIGVGVADADTGFAPRLGAGRAYSALNERRAAQRPMRHAVGATVPAEVSSADRSAEQWNLTTVGGPGAGSPEVVVGVLDSGIDPDHPDLAAALDRDDSASCVGGIADPAEDAWRATTSGHGTHVAGIIAAADDGRGTTGVAPGTRVASVKVVDDRGIVTPEAVVCGLMWAAEHRMAVTNSSVAINTWGAFCTWSPGREVVREAIGRAAAYSAARGTLNVAAATNEATDLSRPAGACAALPATARDVLAVSAVGRDGAKTRYSSYGLGMVDLTAPGGDGDDCVLSTVPGGYGKLCGTSMAAPHVAGAAAVLAAARPGATSADLKQALEERARPVPCPAEYDPAGDGRPAAVCAGYTRYNSFYGHGLVQTGAG
- a CDS encoding Rne/Rng family ribonuclease codes for the protein MSNADTPAENTGGNTAVPATGPLGELPPRVRVHALAKLLGSSSRVVLAKLSELGETARSAQSSVPREVAVRVAEALAPADEQATEEAAAPEAVVPAENTAAAPDPVAESAPEPVAETPATEPATQAAQAGTAPETTRQPETARRPETTPEVAAEREPTPEPKPAREPKRPPHMPVFAAPSPVFLPPEATAAETPAARPAPVEEAGPDEDGDDGEDGAGRRRRRRGRRGRGRGKGGDENATESTDTGEAADAESRASGETRPAEDAGKTDDEDTADEGESTDDTDEADGSSRRRRRRRRRKGSDSDTAESTGDDPPNTVVHVRETKAEDKSTSSSDGVRSVRGSTRLEAKRQRRRDGREAGRRRAPILSEAEFLARRESVERTMVVAERGEHTQIAVLEDGVLVEHFVTSQGSGSIVGNVYLGRVQNVLPSMEAAFVDIGRGRNAVLYAGEVDWDAAGLEGKSRKIEQALSTGDNVLVQVTKDPVGHKGARLTTQISLPGRFLVYMPSGGATGISRKLPENERRRLKDILKRIVPEDAGVIIRTASEGISEEELERDVRRLKAQWEVVKEKADAASGSKKSSAPVMLYEEPDLLVKVVRDLFTEDFVSLEVQGDTAWETIRAYVDHVAPDLTSRVKRYVGTGDVFADHRIDEQLTKALDRKVWLPSGGYLVIDRTEAMTVIDVNTGKFTGSGGNLEETVTRNNLESAEEIVRQLRLRDIGGIIVIDFIDMVLESNRELVLKRLTECLGRDRTRHQVAEVTSLGLVQMTRKKIGTGLLEAFSTTCEHCKGRGVVVSTEPVKSGNGGNGGHQHGGGGGGGGSRRSRGRGKAEEPQVEPKSPEPSPVQRESTLSAVEAMAKAAKIASTKTEGDKPADGGASNGAERGERSGRTRGGSKAGERSDARRGGAGTASAGPDEAGAEDAADHSGTARFVDAPAQDEKVTEAPASGHRAVSADAPVRSGAAVEAATGEAEPASADAAGPSGAPGETPATTRATVQAEPEQAAPQRAERPASSRTRRVARRPAAPPEPSEPSPAPQAPVTAGPAGQADVPQKPVTNGATEAVETPEDAAQEQPAPDVSVPTPATRTARRRPRRAASRPAGPPVHASEQS